The stretch of DNA CTGTCTCAATACTCCACTCAAAATTGCATCAATGGGTGCCCATTTAGAATGGCTGGCATTTCTAGCAAAAAAACATGATTCTTTTAAGTTTTCATTTTATTGCGAGCACAATAACACGGTGTATACAATCACTATCAATGACGACGAATCAAGAAAAAAAATTGACGACCGTAAAAAATCTATTATTGAATTCAGAAAGGCAGTAACAAAATCGATAACAAAGAACTCTACAAAGCCAATAAAGAAAATTTTTTTTATTGATGGACCGATCATGGAAAATGGTGAAACTGCTTTGACATACATCTTAAAAAATAAAAATAATGCTTCTCAATTTAAAGAAATTTTTGCAAACCTTTATAATCGCAACGCAAATTTAGATATACAAAACACCAAAGGAGAAACCGTTAAATCTCTTGATTCAGAAATCCATCAAGAATTTAAATTCAGAGTGCGAAGAAACCCCGCTTATCCAAATTACCCAATTCCCTTTGATACTCAGCCAATACAAGAACTGATTGATTCAATTCTCAACCAATAAAACACTCCATCACTACTTTTGCATCAAAATTGCTCTTGCTGGCGCTGCTTCAAGCTCAGCAAGAGCCAAGTGCAAGCAGCAAAAGAAATACTCTCCAGCCTGAACATGACTAAGGCGTAAGCCTTCGATGATAGGAATATTTTTCTCAAGCAACCAGAGATGCGTTTCATGTCCGGGCTGGCCACGTTCGATTCCCAGATAATCAATCCCCACCGCACGCACTTTTTTGTCTACAAGAAATTGAGCTCCCGATGCATTCAAGTAAATAAATTGAGGATTAAAAGGGGCATGGGGTTCAAGTGCACTATTTTTTGTTTTAAATAAAATTATCTGATCCGCTTGAATTGGAAGCTTTTCCAAATCGTCACAACCAATCGAATCTTGAATATGCGTCATATCAAAAACAGTACATGGACCAATCAGCTTTGCAAGATCGAGCTGGTCAATGGTTGGACCTTGCTCCATAAAATGTGGTGGTGTATCAACATGGGTTCCGGTATGGGTGCCCAGCGTGATAAGCGCCTCGCGTGCTTTGTCCGCTTCCCAGGTTTTGGTATGGGTAACCGCGACTACTTTTCTGTCTTTGTATGCGGTCATATTTTCTGAAATTGGCCAGCTGATATCGATGATTTTTTTATAATTCATGCAAGCTACTCTTTATTTTTTATTCTTCGAATCTGGAGAGCAAAGAGCCAATAATTTATTCAGTAAAATAGTAAACCGTGGTATTTGTTCAACAACCCGATCAGCTGTCTCTTCGTCATAAGCATGAGAAGTCATATTCCGTGCATCAACCATATCAAGTGCACAGGTAATTTCATGATCAGAGATAATACGATTTTTATAAGCTTCTTTAAAAACGGTTTTTGGACTGTTCATTTCGACACCGTAAAACTTAAATAAAAAGAGCTTAAGATACTTCCAGGTAGTATCGACCGAATATTCAAATCGCTGAATTGTTGCATCACGATTCACAATAAAGTCTTCTTGATTTTTGTCGCCTGATCTACTTTTTTCTAAACGAACAAGAATGTCTTCAAGCGTCTTAACCGCCTTGCACGCTTGCTCATGTTTCAATTTTAGCTGTTCCATAAAACCCCATCTCGTTCTATCTCTTTTTTTAACCGATCTGAAGCTGTATGCAGATCAACAATATCAACGAAAAAAGGGACATTTGATTCTGCAACCGCATCTTTAATCTCCAACAAAACATGTCCTGGAATAGCTTGACTATTATCTAATGCAAGATCAATATCCGAGCGAGAACCATGCTCACTTCGTGCTCGTGATCCAAATAAAAGAATCTTACAGGCCGGAAGATGAGCTTTGATAATCTTTATAAGTAAATCTTGAAAATTGTTCTCAAGCATTGTTAGATCTCTCTTTTCTTAATCGAGTGGCCACCAAAAGCATGCCGGAGCATTGCAACAACTTTGGTTCCATAATTACCACCAGACGCACGTGACCAGGCACGAACTGCAAGTGCTTGGTCAAGCATTTTCATGGGAACATGAGCCAACTTGGCTTCATCAAGTGTCCATTGACCGGTTTTGTTTTCGCCAATCTCTCCAGAAATTGTCTCAAGGGCTTGATCTTGTTTAAAAACTTGATGCGCAAGCTCTAGGCACCATGAGCGAATAATCGAACCATTGGACCAGACTGAACTTATTTTTTCAAGGTCAAGATTTTGATAGTGGCCATGTTTGAGTAAATCAAAACCTTCGGCATAGGCCTGAAGCATTGAGTATTCAATGCCGTTGTGAATCATCTTGACATAGTGACCGGCACCTGCTGGCCCCATGTACTCATAACCATTGGGCGCTGCAAGCGCCTGAAATGCAGGAATTAATGTTTCGTATGCAGCTTTGTCACCGCCAATCATGAGTGAAAATCCGATATCCCGACCATGCAAACCACCCGATGTTCCACAATCAAGCAAGGCGATGCCCTGCTCTGCAAGAAGTTTTGCACGTCTGATTGAATCATGAAAGTTACTATTGCCACCATCAACAATAATTGTTTCTTTTGACAATGTTGGCAATACCTGCTGAATAACATCATCAACAGGATTTCCAGCCGGGACCATAAGCCAAAGCGCATCAAGATTCTGTGTAATATCGGTGAGTTGCGTAACAACTGCTGCACCCAACTCCTGAGCTTGCTGACGAGCCTGCTCACTAAAGTCAAA from Candidatus Dependentiae bacterium encodes:
- a CDS encoding cyclase family protein, with the protein product MNYKKIIDISWPISENMTAYKDRKVVAVTHTKTWEADKAREALITLGTHTGTHVDTPPHFMEQGPTIDQLDLAKLIGPCTVFDMTHIQDSIGCDDLEKLPIQADQIILFKTKNSALEPHAPFNPQFIYLNASGAQFLVDKKVRAVGIDYLGIERGQPGHETHLWLLEKNIPIIEGLRLSHVQAGEYFFCCLHLALAELEAAPARAILMQK
- a CDS encoding nucleotidyltransferase substrate binding protein, whose product is MEQLKLKHEQACKAVKTLEDILVRLEKSRSGDKNQEDFIVNRDATIQRFEYSVDTTWKYLKLFLFKFYGVEMNSPKTVFKEAYKNRIISDHEITCALDMVDARNMTSHAYDEETADRVVEQIPRFTILLNKLLALCSPDSKNKK
- a CDS encoding nucleotidyltransferase domain-containing protein, which produces MLENNFQDLLIKIIKAHLPACKILLFGSRARSEHGSRSDIDLALDNSQAIPGHVLLEIKDAVAESNVPFFVDIVDLHTASDRLKKEIERDGVLWNS
- the gnd gene encoding decarboxylating 6-phosphogluconate dehydrogenase, which translates into the protein MAHLKIGLVGLGRMGLSIAYRLVNAGHEVVGFDFSEQARQQAQELGAAVVTQLTDITQNLDALWLMVPAGNPVDDVIQQVLPTLSKETIIVDGGNSNFHDSIRRAKLLAEQGIALLDCGTSGGLHGRDIGFSLMIGGDKAAYETLIPAFQALAAPNGYEYMGPAGAGHYVKMIHNGIEYSMLQAYAEGFDLLKHGHYQNLDLEKISSVWSNGSIIRSWCLELAHQVFKQDQALETISGEIGENKTGQWTLDEAKLAHVPMKMLDQALAVRAWSRASGGNYGTKVVAMLRHAFGGHSIKKREI